A region from the Bactrocera dorsalis isolate Fly_Bdor chromosome 1, ASM2337382v1, whole genome shotgun sequence genome encodes:
- the LOC125780360 gene encoding uncharacterized protein LOC125780360 yields the protein MRWTGQGQRRVGPCDIYYSGHIKERKFGVGFVVGERLRRRVLSFTPVNERLATIRIKARFFNISLICAHAPTEEKDDVTKDAFYECLERTYERCPRHDVKIVLGDFNARVGKEGIFGTTVGKFSLHDETSPNGLRLIDFAGARNMVICSTRFQHKKIHQATWLSPDRKTTNQIDHVVIDGRHVSSVLDVRALRGPNIDSDHYIVAAKIRTRLCAAKNARQQTQGRFDVEKLQSQQTAERFSTRLALLLSESTRQQLGIRELWDGISNSLRTAATETIGFRKVQKNSWYDEECRVAAERKQAAYLATLRSTTTRAGWDRYRELKREARRICRQKKKEAEMREYEQLDKLADRGNARKFYEKMRRLTEGFKTGAYSCRTPQGDLVTDAQSILKLWREHFSSLLNGSERITPGEGEPDSPIDDDGADVPLHDHEEVRIAIARLKNNKAAGADGLPAELFKHGGEELIRSMHQLLCKIWSDESMPNDGVCYAQSIKKETPQSAPTTVG from the coding sequence atgcgatggacgggacaaggacagagacgagtaggtccttgtgacatttactacagtggccatataaaggagcgcaagtttggtgtgggattcgtggtgggagagagactccgtcgccgagtactatcattcactccggtgaatgaacgtctagccacaatccgcatcaaagcgaggttcttcaacatatcgctgatttgcgcccacgccccgacggaagagaaggacgatgtgaccaaagatgccttttatgagtgcttggagcgcacttatgagagatgcccccgtcacgatgtaaaaatcgtgcttggcgacttcaacgccagggtgggcaaagaaggtatctttggtactacggtcggtaaattcagcctccacgacgaaacatccccaaatgggttgaggctgatcgacttcgccggggcccgaaatatggttatctgtagtactagattccagcataagaagatccatcaagctacctggctgtctccggatcgaaaaactaccaaccagatcgatcatgttgtgatagacggaagacacgtctccagtgttttagatgtgcgtgcgctccgaggtcctaacatcgactcggaccactatattgttgcagccaaaattcgcacccgcctctgtgcagcaaaaaacgcacgccaacaaacacaaggaaggttcgacgtcgagaagctgcaatcacaacagacagccgaacgattctctactcggcttgcactcctgctctccgagagcactcgtcaacaactcggtataagggaactgtgggacggcatttcaaactccttacgtacagctgcaaccgaaaccattggttttcggaaagtgcaaaagaacagctggtacgacgaggagtgccgtgtcgcagcggagagaaaacaggctgcctacctcgcaacgttacgatcgaccacaacacgtgcgggatgggatagataccgagagttgaagagggaagcgagacgcatttgcagacagaagaagaaagaggccgaaatgcgtgagtacgaacagctggataagctggccgacaggggtaatgctcgaaaattctacgaaaagatgcggcggcttacagaaggtttcaagaccggagcatactcctgtagaaccccccaaggtgatctagttaccgatgcccagagcatacttaaattatggagggaacacttctccagcctgctgaatggcagtgaacgcataacaccaggagaaggcgaacccgattccccaatcgatgacgatggagcagacgttccattgcacgatcatgaagaagttcgaatagcaattgcccgcctgaaaaacaacaaagcggcaggggccgatggattgccggccgagctattcaaacacggcggcgaagaactgataaggagcatgcatcaacttctttgcaaaatatggtcggacgaaagcatgcccaacgatggagtgtgctatgcccaatccataaaaaaggagaccccacaatctgcgccaactaccgtgggataa
- the LOC125780382 gene encoding uncharacterized protein LOC125780382 has translation MDDENYNQEMINSENPTLKFISDFVKNGPSQRIENDRVKLLTELFPSKECIGVIKALKSYIVDLKDYLSSIVKKCFQSKPSALRHYTCLNCGEYTVPVPLLYINHKNFREPNGFEALKNLQAFNEHKRYSCINSSCEMQCSVNTVYSNQVFVELNVRPDLSYKSGKRCRLKEFPTTLELNATIYRLAGVIHYESEHFTAYCFRGMVRWELHDDQQSKIKFCHSTTRVTPEAAVYVQLNEENYSTFTGPIKADSSQKEFHYVTPDEDPDTNSRDNWRNKENSSLYCIDTKNFYTDVFKEKKCDDREVKLHQNGDSQSAIAIKGDVIHVRKNSCLDSIIHVLWYAAECNTNYLTLMRYATTENDPLKLIAQLVDNENLQSTNEHRVLVSPSFVETQIYHISPSIDSEISTIDLTTSGTYAKVWKACFDSVPSEQKLYNCNICGEYV, from the coding sequence ATGGACGACGAAAATTACAATCAGGAGATGATAAATTCAGAGAATCCAACCTTGAAGTTTATTtctgattttgtaaaaaatggacCATCTCAACGCATAGAAAATGACAGAGTGAAATTACTAACAGAGTTATTTCCAAGTAAAGAGTGTATTGGCGTGATCAAAGCACTGAAATCTTATATCGTCGATTTGAAAGATTATTTGTCGTctattgttaaaaaatgtttccaatcaAAACCTTCGGCATTACGTCACTATACGTGCCTCAATTGTGGTGAATACACAGTACCAGTAccacttttatatattaacCATAAAAATTTCAGGGAGCCGAATGGATTTGAAGCTCTTAAGAATCTCCAGGCTTTTAACGAGCATAAACGCTACTCTTGTATTAATTCATCATGTGAAATGCAATGCAGTGTTAACACTGTATATTCAAATCAAGTGTTCGTGGAGTTGAATGTTCGTCCGGATTTGAGCTACAAATCTGGGAAACGTTGTCGACTGAAGGAGTTTCCCACGACATTGGAGTTAAACGCCACAATTTATCGATTGGCAGGTGTAATTCACTATGAATCCGAACATTTTACTGCATATTGTTTCAGAGGAATGGTTCGTTGGGAGCTACACGATGATCaacaatcaaaaattaaattttgtcatTCTACAACACGAGTAACACCAGAAGCAGCAGTTTATGTTCAGCTGAATGAGGAAAACTATAGTACATTCACAGGACCCATCAAAGCTGATTCATCACAGAAAGAATTCCATTATGTTACCCCAGATGAGGACCCTGACACAAATTCTCGAGACAACTGGAGGAATAAAGAAAATTCTTCATTGTATTGTATCGATACTAAAAACTTTTATACAgatgtttttaaagaaaaaaaatgtgatgATCGTGAAGTAAAGCTACATCAAAACGGTGACTCTCAAAGCGCAATTGCAATTAAGGGGGATGTGATACATGTCCGGAAAAATTCTTGTCTTGATTCGATAATACACGTTTTATGGTATGCAGCTGAATGTAATACCAATTATTTGACATTAATGAGATATGCCACCACCGAAAATGAcccattaaaattaattgctcAGCTAGTGGATAATGAAAATCTGCAATCAACAAATGAGCACCGAGTTCTTGTCTCACCTTCTTTCGTTGAGACACAAATTTATCATATCAGCCCCAGCATCGATTCAGAAATATCGACAATTGATTTAACTACTAGTGGTACATATGCTAAAGTTTGGAAAGCATGTTTTGACAGTGTACCCAGTGAACAGAAGCTGTATAACTGTAATATTTGCGGAGAATACGTTTAA